One genomic segment of Ricinus communis isolate WT05 ecotype wild-type chromosome 5, ASM1957865v1, whole genome shotgun sequence includes these proteins:
- the LOC8283307 gene encoding protein ACCUMULATION AND REPLICATION OF CHLOROPLASTS 3, chloroplastic isoform X1, giving the protein MEYQSVFTTFQSVSRVSLSCISSKSAIYNHFFRKIHFNKRVSSISNSNNNRFPRIAGSLEYKGNDRTEFRGDDSVRFLSESKFVEVIGIGSRIDSVLDFCSDSPFQLSSSLRFWNIHVKDSLNVRLQERGFEKDVIPRVLEHSQFLQSCSKAIILVASAGYGLDHLTAIDILKTVRSTDGFAVAICLRPFSFEGQRRQDEVKNLVGEIQEYTNFCIDIDTDTLLKKDLVTLDEALKTANTAVLLAMNAVSILISEMHLKLFAALHNNVKELTISEVLKILESHKEAKIGFGAGNSVKSSILEALYDCPFIGAGLENSNGIIICNIASSDFIENRDVDSSLLTFHQTAKYMGEIIISSAHEPNLDSNMIVTTIIMLSCREIQTHQRSSLLSRLAQHFPFVSKLLRRQHQKSNDNEGVNEPKHAQLSTETNLPELTAMESRNSAEEIAEGTDKHSEECKTQPSRNYYDLYSSSNEAKENELVSLDARTSSYNEITEGSTKETPALQREPLISWNLGPGYQIAQEWARERAGDTSILDTLSIFRLPVGVRSPEESKEGLNFLHAADFQEPKTVGVVKEQKHVSSSISSWGALSDAGFVLVRDFYNNASTMLKSRNADAPKKQGVLSVRAASMLEAERDFPKKWNPVTEMQYRGGVYRGRCQGGLPEGKGQLILEDGSIYDGMWRYGKRYGPGAFYFSNGDVFQGSWRDDMMHGKGWFYFHTGDRWFANFWKGKANGESRFYSKSGKVFFGHFRDGWRHGHFLCIDVDGERCVEIWDEGVLMSRKKLHSDTDSG; this is encoded by the exons ATGGAGTATCAATCTGTTTTCACTACCTTTCAATCTGTTTCTCGCGTCTCTTTGTCTTGTATATCTTCAAAATCCGCTATCTACAACCATTTCTTCCGTAAGATACATTTCAATAAGCGAGTGAGTTCTATTAGTAATAGCAATAATAATCGCTTTCCTCGAATTGCGGGAAGTTTAGAATATAAAGGAAATGATAGAACAGAATTTAGAGGTGATGATAGTGTGAGATTCTTAAGCGAATCTAAGTTTGTAGAAGTGATTGGAATAGGCAGTAGAATAGATTCTGTTCTTGATTTTTGCTCGGATTCACCTTTTCAATTATCATCGTCGCTGCGATTCTG GAATATTCATGTTAAAGATTCATTGAACGTGCGATTACAAGAAAGAGGTTTTGAAAAAG ATGTTATTCCGAGGGTTTTGGAACATTCCCAGTTTCTGCAATCATGTTCAAAGGCTATTATACTT GTTGCTAGTGCAGGATATGGCTTGGATCATCTTACAGCAATTGATATACTCAAAACTGTAAGATCTACAGATGGGTTTGCTGTTGCTATTTGTCTGAGGCCTTTCAGCTTTGAAGGACAAAGGCGCCAAGATGAG GTGAAAAATCTGGTAGGAGAAATTCAAGAGTATACAAACTTTTGCATTG ATATTGACACTGATACACTACTCAAAAAGGATTTGGTCACCCTAGACGAGGCTTTGAAGACTGCAAATACTGCTGTTTTGTTGGCCATGAATGCTGTCTCGATTCTCATCTCA GAGATGCACCTGAAACTATTTGCTGCACTGCATAATAATGTGAAGGAACTGACAATTTCAGAAGTTTTGAAA ATTCTGGAAAGCCACAAAGAAGCGAAAATTGGATTTGGAGCTGGTAACAGCGTTAAAAGTTCGATTTTAGAAGCTCTATATGACTGCCCTTTTATCGGAGCTGGTCTAGAG AACTCAAATGGCATCATTATATGCAATATTGCAAGTTCagattttattgaaaatagagATGTAGATTCCTCTTTGCTTACTTTTCATCAAACTGCAAAATACATGGgggaaattattatttcttcagCTCATGAGCCTAATCTGGATAGCAACATGATTGTAACAACTATTATTATGCTGAG CTGCAGAGAAATACAAACTCATCAGAGAAGTAGCTTGCTGTCCAGACTGGCCCAGCATTTCCCCTTTGTTTCTAAACTTTTGAGGAGGCAACATCAAAAATCAAATGATAATGAAGGAGTCAATGAACCCAAACATGCACAACTTTCGACAGAGACAAATTTACCAGAACTGACTGCAATGGAAAGTAGAAATTCTGCAGAAGAAATAGCTGAAGGTACAGACAAACACTCTGAGGAATGTAAAACACAACCAAGCAGAAATTACTATGATCTCTACAGTTCAAG TAATGAAGCTAAAGAAAATGAGTTGGTCTCATTAGATGCTAGGACCAGTTCTTACAATGAAATTACTGAAGGTAGCACAAAAG AAACTCCTGCTCTTCAGAGGGAGCCACTCATTAGTTGGAACTTGGGACCGGGATACCAGATTGCACAAGAGTGGGCCAGAGAAAGGGCTGGCGATACTTCAATACTTGATACTCTAAGCATCTTCCGCCTCCCAGTCGGTGTAAGGTCTCCAGAAGAGTCTAAGGAGGGTCTGAATTTCTTACATGCTGCGGATTTCCAAGAGCCAAAAACTGTGGGAGTTGTTAAAGAACAAAAGCATGTTAGTTCCAGTATCTCTTCTTGGGGTGCATTAAGTGATGCAGGTTTTGTATTAGTAAGggatttttataataatgctTCTACAATGTTAAAGAGTAGGAATGCTGATGCACCCAAAAAGCAAGGAGTTCTCTCTGTTCGTGCTGCATCTATGCTG GAAGCTGAGCGAGACttcccaaaaaagtggaatCCTGTTACAGAGATGCAGTATAGAGGAGGGGTCTACAGGGGGCGGTGCCAAGGTGGTCTTCCTGAAGGAAAG GGCCAACTTATCCTTGAAGATGGAAGCATATATGATGGGATGTGGCGTTATGGTAAGAGATATGGTCCAGGTGCATTCTACTTCAGCAATGGAGATGTGTTCCAGGGATCATGGAGGGATGACATGATGCATGGCAAG GGTTGGTTTTATTTCCACACTGGAGATCGATGGTTTGCGAATTTTTGGAAGGGAAAGGCTAATGGTGAAAGCCGCTTCTATTCAAAGTCCGGTAAAGTGTTTTTCGGCCATTTCCGAGATGGATGGCGACATGGTCACTTTCTTTGTATTGATGTGGATGGAGAAAG GTGTGTTGAGATATGGGATGAGGGTGTTCTTATGAGCCGGAAGAAACTCCACTCAGATACTGATTCTGGATAA
- the LOC8283307 gene encoding protein ACCUMULATION AND REPLICATION OF CHLOROPLASTS 3, chloroplastic isoform X5: protein MEYQSVFTTFQSVSRVSLSCISSKSAIYNHFFRKIHFNKRVSSISNSNNNRFPRIAGSLEYKGNDRTEFRGDDSVRFLSESKFVEVIGIGSRIDSVLDFCSDSPFQLSSSLRFWNIHVKDSLNVRLQERGFEKDVIPRVLEHSQFLQSCSKAIILVASAGYGLDHLTAIDILKTVRSTDGFAVAICLRPFSFEGQRRQDEVKNLVGEIQEYTNFCIDIDTDTLLKKDLVTLDEALKTANTAVLLAMNAVSILISEMHLKLFAALHNNVKELTISEVLKILESHKEAKIGFGAGNSVKSSILEALYDCPFIGAGLENSNGIIICNIASSDFIENRDVDSSLLTFHQTAKYMGEIIISSAHEPNLDSNMIVTTIIMLSCREIQTHQRSSLLSRLAQHFPFVSKLLRRQHQKSNDNEGVNEPKHAQLSTETNLPELTAMESRNSAEEIAEGTDKHSEECKTQPSRNYYDLYSSSNEAKENELVSLDARTSSYNEITEGSTKETPALQREPLISWNLGPGYQIAQEWARERAGDTSILDTLSIFRLPVGVRSPEESKEGLNFLHAADFQEPKTVGVVKEQKHVSSSISSWGALSDAGFVLVRDFYNNASTMLKSRNADAPKKQGVLSVRAASMLEAERDFPKKWNPVTEMQYRGGVYRGRCQGGLPEGKGQLILEDGSIYDGMWRYGKRYGPGAFYFSNGDVFQGSWRDDMMHGKVC from the exons ATGGAGTATCAATCTGTTTTCACTACCTTTCAATCTGTTTCTCGCGTCTCTTTGTCTTGTATATCTTCAAAATCCGCTATCTACAACCATTTCTTCCGTAAGATACATTTCAATAAGCGAGTGAGTTCTATTAGTAATAGCAATAATAATCGCTTTCCTCGAATTGCGGGAAGTTTAGAATATAAAGGAAATGATAGAACAGAATTTAGAGGTGATGATAGTGTGAGATTCTTAAGCGAATCTAAGTTTGTAGAAGTGATTGGAATAGGCAGTAGAATAGATTCTGTTCTTGATTTTTGCTCGGATTCACCTTTTCAATTATCATCGTCGCTGCGATTCTG GAATATTCATGTTAAAGATTCATTGAACGTGCGATTACAAGAAAGAGGTTTTGAAAAAG ATGTTATTCCGAGGGTTTTGGAACATTCCCAGTTTCTGCAATCATGTTCAAAGGCTATTATACTT GTTGCTAGTGCAGGATATGGCTTGGATCATCTTACAGCAATTGATATACTCAAAACTGTAAGATCTACAGATGGGTTTGCTGTTGCTATTTGTCTGAGGCCTTTCAGCTTTGAAGGACAAAGGCGCCAAGATGAG GTGAAAAATCTGGTAGGAGAAATTCAAGAGTATACAAACTTTTGCATTG ATATTGACACTGATACACTACTCAAAAAGGATTTGGTCACCCTAGACGAGGCTTTGAAGACTGCAAATACTGCTGTTTTGTTGGCCATGAATGCTGTCTCGATTCTCATCTCA GAGATGCACCTGAAACTATTTGCTGCACTGCATAATAATGTGAAGGAACTGACAATTTCAGAAGTTTTGAAA ATTCTGGAAAGCCACAAAGAAGCGAAAATTGGATTTGGAGCTGGTAACAGCGTTAAAAGTTCGATTTTAGAAGCTCTATATGACTGCCCTTTTATCGGAGCTGGTCTAGAG AACTCAAATGGCATCATTATATGCAATATTGCAAGTTCagattttattgaaaatagagATGTAGATTCCTCTTTGCTTACTTTTCATCAAACTGCAAAATACATGGgggaaattattatttcttcagCTCATGAGCCTAATCTGGATAGCAACATGATTGTAACAACTATTATTATGCTGAG CTGCAGAGAAATACAAACTCATCAGAGAAGTAGCTTGCTGTCCAGACTGGCCCAGCATTTCCCCTTTGTTTCTAAACTTTTGAGGAGGCAACATCAAAAATCAAATGATAATGAAGGAGTCAATGAACCCAAACATGCACAACTTTCGACAGAGACAAATTTACCAGAACTGACTGCAATGGAAAGTAGAAATTCTGCAGAAGAAATAGCTGAAGGTACAGACAAACACTCTGAGGAATGTAAAACACAACCAAGCAGAAATTACTATGATCTCTACAGTTCAAG TAATGAAGCTAAAGAAAATGAGTTGGTCTCATTAGATGCTAGGACCAGTTCTTACAATGAAATTACTGAAGGTAGCACAAAAG AAACTCCTGCTCTTCAGAGGGAGCCACTCATTAGTTGGAACTTGGGACCGGGATACCAGATTGCACAAGAGTGGGCCAGAGAAAGGGCTGGCGATACTTCAATACTTGATACTCTAAGCATCTTCCGCCTCCCAGTCGGTGTAAGGTCTCCAGAAGAGTCTAAGGAGGGTCTGAATTTCTTACATGCTGCGGATTTCCAAGAGCCAAAAACTGTGGGAGTTGTTAAAGAACAAAAGCATGTTAGTTCCAGTATCTCTTCTTGGGGTGCATTAAGTGATGCAGGTTTTGTATTAGTAAGggatttttataataatgctTCTACAATGTTAAAGAGTAGGAATGCTGATGCACCCAAAAAGCAAGGAGTTCTCTCTGTTCGTGCTGCATCTATGCTG GAAGCTGAGCGAGACttcccaaaaaagtggaatCCTGTTACAGAGATGCAGTATAGAGGAGGGGTCTACAGGGGGCGGTGCCAAGGTGGTCTTCCTGAAGGAAAG GGCCAACTTATCCTTGAAGATGGAAGCATATATGATGGGATGTGGCGTTATGGTAAGAGATATGGTCCAGGTGCATTCTACTTCAGCAATGGAGATGTGTTCCAGGGATCATGGAGGGATGACATGATGCATGGCAAG GTGTGTTGA